AACATGCCGCCGCCGCCGAAGACCGTGTCGCCGATCTGCGCCAGGACCGACTGCGCCGACTCCTCGGTGACCCGGACATCGAGCTGGCGCGCGAGGAAGGTGATGCCGGTGAACATCGTGATGCTGATGGCCGCCATGACACCGAGCGTCGTGGCGGCATTGCGCGCCTGAGGACGGCGGAACGCCTGCACGCCGTCGGCGATCGCCTCGACCCCGGTCAGTGCCGTCGCACCCGACGAGAACGCACGCAGCACGAGGAACAGGGACAGGGCAGACACGTCCTCGAGTTCGAGGTGAGAGCTCGCCGCCGTCCGACACTCGGACACGCACTGGATCAGGCCGGTCGCCAGCGTGATCCCGACGAAGAGCACGAACCCGTACGTCGGAGCCGCGAACAGGACCCCGGACTCCCTCGTTCCGCGCAGGTTCAGCAACGCGATCAGCGTCACGAACGCGAACGCGAGCAGCACGCGATGGTCGTCCACGGTCTCGACCGCGGAGGCGACCGCGATCGTTCCGGCGGTCACACTGACGGCGACCGTGAGGACGTAATCGATCAGGATCGACGCCGCCGCGATCAACCCCGGCAGGGTTCCGAGGTTCTCCTTCGAGACGATGTACGAACCTCCGCCCCGTGGGTAGGCGCGCACGGTCTGGCGGTAGGAGGTCACGACGATCGCAAGCAGCAACGCGATCGCGAATCCGATCGGCAGCATCAGCGAAAGGGCACCCGCGCCCGCCAACACCAGGACGAGCATCATCTCCTCGGTGGCGTAGGACACCGAGGAGAGCGGGTCCGAGGAGAACACCGGCAGCGCGACCGACTTCGGCAACAGCTGGTGTTCGGCCTTGTCGGTCGACAGCGCGCGGCCGACGAGCATCCGTTTCAGGCGAGCCATGTCTGGCGGATCGTAGGCGGGTCGCGGCGAGATCGGAAGGAGGCGATGCGGTGGATCCGGGGCCGGACACAGGACCCTCCGGGCAGTAGGCTGCCCCGGTCATGAAGGCGGTCATCATGGGATGCGGTCGTGTCGGGATCCTGCTCACGCAGGAGCTCGTGAAGGCGGGCAACGACGTCGCGGTCGTCGACAAGCGAGCCGAGGCCTTCGACCGACTCCCGCCGGGGTTCGAGGCCAAGAAGGTCGTCGGGATGGGATTCGATCGCGCGACGCTGATCGAGGCCGGGATCGAGGACGCCGACGCCTTCGTCGCGGTCTCCAGCGGAGACAACTCGAACATCGTCTCGGCGCGCGTCGCCCGGGAGCATTTCCACGTCCCCCAAGTGATCGCACGGATCTTCGATCCGATGCGCGCCGAGATCTACGAGCGCCTGAACATCCCCACGGTCGCGACGACGAAGTGGGGCGTCAAGCAGGTGATGCTGATGCTCACCCACCCCCGGGAGGAGATCAAGGAGAGCCTCGCGGGAGGCGACCTGTACCGTCTGCGTCTCAAGGTTCCTCCCCATCTGGCGGGCAAGGCGGTGGACACCCTGCAGGCGGAGGGACGCATCCTCGTCGTCGGCGTCGACCGCGGGGGAACGGGTTTCATCCCCGTGCCTACGAGCACGTTCCAGGATGGCGACTACACGGCGCTGATCGTCCACAAGGACGCGATGGACGAGCTCGACGAGCTGTTGACCCCGATCGGAGACCACTGATGTTCGTCGTGATCTCCGGTGCCGGAGCGGTCGGACGCCATCTGGCCGGCGATCTCGCGAAACGCGACCACCAGGTCACGCTGATCGAGCAGGATCCGGGCACGCTCGAACGAGCGCGCGAATGGGCTCCCGGCGTCGACCTGCTACTGGGCGACTCGTGCGAGCCCTGGGTGCTCCAGAAGGCGAACCTCGCGACCGCCGACGTCGTGGTCGCCGCGACCGGTGACGACGAGGACAACCTCGTGACCTCATTGCTCGCGAAGCAGGAGTTCGGCGTCCCCCGCGTGCTCGCCCGCGTGAACCATCCGAGCAACGAATGGCTCTTCACGAGCCAGTGGGGCGTGGACGCCGCGGTCTCCCCTCCCCACATCCTGACGGCGATGGTCGAGGAGGCCGTCACCGTGGGCGATCTCGTCAGGCTGCTCCGGCTCGAAGGCGGCCGGGTCTCGCTCGTCGAGCTCCGCCTGCCCGACGACGCACCGAACGCCGGGAAGGCGATCTACGAGCTCCGGCTGCCGACCGACAGCGCGATCGTCGCCGTGCTGCGCGAGGGACACGTGGTGATCCCGCAGCCCGAGACCGTGCTCGCTGCGGGCGACGAGATCGTGGCGATCTCCAGCCCGGGCGCCGAGGGCCTGCTGCGCGATGCGGTCGCCGGCGTGGGCGCATCCGGTTCGTCGCCGCCGAGCGAGCGCGGCTCGAGCGGCATACTCTGAGCGTCGGGTTCGTTCCGTTCGACCCGATTATGCCGGAGGACCGTTCCCGTTCCCGTTCCCGTTCCCGCCCGCATGGGACGAACCCCCGGCGTTGGATGACCCGCCGGCGTTGGAGCTGCCGCCACCGGCCCAGGGAGGAGGACCGCCTCCAGCGGAAGCTCCCGGCCCGCCGTTCCCGTTCCCGCCGCCGTTCGCCTTCGCTTCGTTACGCTCCTGCTTGCGCTCGAGGTTCTCGCGCAGGCGTTCGAGCGCGCGCTCGAGACCGGGGTTCGGATGGTCCTCGTAGTTCGCCTCGACACGGCAGATCGCGTTCTCGAGTCCGGTGAGCCCCTCGCACGCCTCGAACCGGGTGTCGCCCTCATCGGTCGGGTCGTCGGTGGGCGTCTCGGTCGGCTCCGGAGAGGGATCGACCGTGGGGTCGGGTGACGGTGTCGCCGTCGTCGTGGGAGAAGGATCGACCGTGGGGTCGGCTGTGGGGCTGACCGAGGGCGAAGGAGACGGACCGGGGCTCGGCTGCTCACCCAACCCCTCGAAGGCGCCGTCCGCGTAGGCCGCCGCACCGAGCATGAGAACGAGCACGACCGACATCGCGATCGTGCGCGCTCCTCCGAAGGACCCGGCGCGACCCATGCGGTAGTCATCGCCCGTTCGCGCGCCCCGCTTGAGCGCACCCCCATCCACCTGCAGCGATGCGACCCCGGAGGCGTGAGCTGCGCCGTCGGATCGGGGAGCTTCAGGCGGCGAACTCGAAGGTCGGATTCACGATCCGTCGGCCCCCGGGTGCCTCGCCGAGCACACCACGGAGCACGACCCGCGTTCCGAGGTTGAGGCCGGGGATCACCCGGCGTCCCATCCAGACGACGGTGACCTCCCCGGTTCCGTCAAAGACGAGCGCCTCCAGCGTCTCGCCGCCCTGCGCGGGAACCACCGTGATCCGCCGCACGACCCCGGCGACGGTGACCGGTTCGCGGCTGGGGCAATCCGCGAGTCGGATGCTTCCGGGAACGGAGTCGGCCCAGCCGCGGATCTCCGCGGCCAGACGGTCTTCGTCGGTCTCGGTGAGTCCGGTGCGTAGGCGGTCGAACAATCCCATCGCGCCGACCGGCCCGCGGCTACGCGGAGGCCGGCTCCTTCTCGGGGTCGGGCTCGACCATCGACTCGGTCTTCATCGACTTCGAGTACCAGATCATGCCGCCGACGATGACCGCGGCCACGACGGCGATCGTGATCCGTGCAAAGGTGTCGTCGGCCATGCTCACCACGAGGGGCGCCAACAGCAGCGCGACGAGGTTCATCACCTTGATCAGCGGATTCAGCGCCGGACCGGCGGTGTCCTTGAAGGGGTCCCCCACCGTGTCGCCGATCACCGCCGCCTTGTGCGCCTCGCTGTTCTTCCCGCCGTAGTGGCCTTCCTCGATGAACTTCTTCGCGTTGTCCCACGCACCGCCCGAATTCGAGAGCATCACCGCGAGCAGCTGCCCGGTGAGGATCGAGCCGGCGAGGAACGCCCCGAGCGCCTCGGCGCCGAGGAGGAACCCGGCGATCACCGGCGAGAGCACGGCCAGGATGCCGGGCGTCATGAGCTCGCGCAGGGAGGTTCTCGTACAGATGTCGACGACACGCGCGTATTCCGGCTTCTCGGTGTAGTCCATGATCCCGGGGTGTTCGCGGAACTGCTTGCGAACCTCGACCACCACCTGCGCGGCGGCACGGCCGACGGCCCGGATCGCGAGCGAGGAGAACAGGAACGCGACCGATCCGCCGAGGAGCAGCCCGACGAGCACGTCCGGATGGTCGATCCGGATGCCGGCGAACGACAAGCCTGCGGCGCGCAGCTCCTCTTCGAACGACCCGAACAGGGAGGTGGCCGCGATCACCGCGGTCGCGATCGCCATGCCCTTGGTGATCGCCTTCGTGGAGTTCCCGACCGCGTCGAGACCACCGAGGATCTCCGCGGGCCGGCCCTCGAACTCACCGGACATCTCCGCGATGCCCTGCGCGTTGTCCGAGACCGGTCCATAGGTGTCCATCGACACGATCACGCCGACCGTGGTGAGCATGCCCATGCCGGTCAGCGAGATGAAGTAGAGCGCCTCGGCCGTGCTGTCGCCGAGCAGGAACGCCGCCATGATCGTGCCGGCGATGATC
The sequence above is a segment of the Actinomycetota bacterium genome. Coding sequences within it:
- a CDS encoding TrkA family potassium uptake protein; the protein is MKAVIMGCGRVGILLTQELVKAGNDVAVVDKRAEAFDRLPPGFEAKKVVGMGFDRATLIEAGIEDADAFVAVSSGDNSNIVSARVAREHFHVPQVIARIFDPMRAEIYERLNIPTVATTKWGVKQVMLMLTHPREEIKESLAGGDLYRLRLKVPPHLAGKAVDTLQAEGRILVVGVDRGGTGFIPVPTSTFQDGDYTALIVHKDAMDELDELLTPIGDH
- a CDS encoding TrkA family potassium uptake protein, translated to MFVVISGAGAVGRHLAGDLAKRDHQVTLIEQDPGTLERAREWAPGVDLLLGDSCEPWVLQKANLATADVVVAATGDDEDNLVTSLLAKQEFGVPRVLARVNHPSNEWLFTSQWGVDAAVSPPHILTAMVEEAVTVGDLVRLLRLEGGRVSLVELRLPDDAPNAGKAIYELRLPTDSAIVAVLREGHVVIPQPETVLAAGDEIVAISSPGAEGLLRDAVAGVGASGSSPPSERGSSGIL
- a CDS encoding OB-fold nucleic acid binding domain-containing protein, whose translation is MGLFDRLRTGLTETDEDRLAAEIRGWADSVPGSIRLADCPSREPVTVAGVVRRITVVPAQGGETLEALVFDGTGEVTVVWMGRRVIPGLNLGTRVVLRGVLGEAPGGRRIVNPTFEFAA